In Penaeus vannamei isolate JL-2024 chromosome 15, ASM4276789v1, whole genome shotgun sequence, the following are encoded in one genomic region:
- the LOC138864156 gene encoding mucin-2-like produces MNQHPLITQQPPINQQPLINRQPLIYQQPLINQQPLINQQPLINQQPLINQQPLINQQPLINQQPLINRQPLIPTITSEPNTTLPTTTIHEQTSIQPDTTQNTFSELQQRKTQLLQEIEELETQIAASNATLTALQETKAALQRVTEAIQKATGNSTRKRRSITYSIDQDATLTATVDPYCEVNEDNALTGDPTDLLLTMITDLSTKLSNLTTDQITCFNQLIGNFATLIDNGTFVVDPTVVENITAAAEAASTVVGDQVQSVQLLVSILQEQRQNKTDQLEQVESKLAATTACGFRSPSLPTSTQPETTVTELSTETIAVTVQSTTPHPLPTNDTVTSLPPTSTKQSPATVQPTTLEITEKPTTVVISTTAPPKTTDQTTITDQRTTTDQSTTTDQPTATDQPTTTDHPTTLEITEKPSTNQQPLKNQQPLKNQQPLINQQPLQNQQPVINQQPLINKQPLNHQQPLINQQPLINQRLLKNQQPKPTTTDQPTTTDQPTTTHQPTTTDQPTTTDQPTTTDQPTSDQPTTTDQPTSDQPTTTDQPTTTDQPTTTDQPTTTDQPTTTDQPTTTDQPELTTTDQPTTTVEPTTEETTTDHSTTPNQPTTTDQQTTTDALTTTDPSTITVPTITSEPNTTLPTTTIHEQTSLQPDTTQNTFSELQQRKTQLLQEIEELETQIAASNATLTALQETKAALQRVTEAIQKATGNSTRKRRSITYSIDQDATLTATVDPYCEVNEDNALTGDPTDLLLTMITDLSTKLSNLTTDQITCFNQLIGNFATLIDNGTFVVDPTVVENITAAAEAASTVVGDQVQSVQLLVSILQEQKQNKTDQLEQVESQLAATTGRNQYTVVDSCIFITWYT; encoded by the exons atgaaccaacatccactgatcacccaacaaccaccgatcaaccaacaaccactgatcaaccgacAACCACTGATTTACCAACAACcattgatcaaccaacaaccactgatcaaccaacaaccactgatcaaccaacaaccactgatcaaccaacaaccactgatcaaccaacaaccactgatcaaccaacaaccactgatcaaccgacAACCACTGA TTCCTACAATAACCTCTGAGCCAAATACTACATTACCAACAACAACCATTCATGAGCAAACATCCATACAGCCAGATACTACACAAAACACTTTTTCGGAATTGCAACAAAGGAAAACACAGTTACTTCAAGAAATTGAGGAACTCGAGACCCAGATTGCTGCCTCCAACGCCACTCTCACAGCCCTTCAAGAGACCAAAGCAGCCTTGCAACGAGTCACTGAAGCCATCCAGAAAGCCACCGGCAATTCCACGAGGAAGCGCCGATCCATTACTTACTCCATCGATCAAGATGCCACTCTCACTGCCACGGTCGATCCATATTGTGAGGTAAATGAGGACAATGCCTTAACTGGGGACCCGACAGATCTGCTTCTTACAATGATCACTGATCTCTCCACCAAGCTGTCCAACCTCACAACCGACCAAATCACCTGCTTCAATCAACTCATTGGCAATTTCGCCACACTCATAGACAATGGAACCTTCGTCGTCGATCCGACTGTAGTAGAGAACATCACGGCCGCGGCAGAAGCAGCAAGCACCGTGGTGGGAGACCAAGTCCAGTCTGTGCAGTTGCTCGTCAGTATTTTGCAAGAACAAAGGCAGAATAAAACGGATCAGCTTGAACAAGTGGAAAGCAAACTAGCAGCAACGACAG CTTGTGGGTTCCGATCCCCAA GCCTTCCAACATCCACCCAACCAGAAACAACGGTAACTGAGCTGTCCACAGAAACAATAGCTGTTACTGTGCAATCTACAACCCCTCACCCATTGCCAACCAATGACACAGTCACTTCACTGCCACCTACATCCACTAAGCAATCACCAGCTACAGTGCAGCCAACAACACTGGAAATTACTGAGAAACCAACAACTGTAGTTATATCAACAACCGCGCCACCAAAAACCACTGACCAAACAACAATCACTGATCAAcgaacaaccactgatcaatcaacaaccactgatcaaccaacagccactgatcaaccaacaaccactgatcacccAACAACACTGGAAATTACTGAGAAACCATCAACT aaccaacaaccactaaagaaccaacaaccactgaagaaccaacaaccactgatcaatcaacaaccactgcagaACCAACAACCagtgatcaaccaacaaccactgatcaacaaacaaccactgaaccaccaacaaccactgatcaaccaacaaccactgatcaaccaacgactactgaagaaccaacaaccaaaG ccaacaaccactgatcaaccaacaaccactgatcaaccaacaaccactcatcaaccaacaaccactgatcaaccaacaaccactgaccaaccaacaaccactgaccaACCAACATCtgaccaaccaacaaccactgaccaACCAACatctgatcaaccaacaaccactgatcaaccaacaaccactgatcaaccaacaaccactgatcagccaacaaccactgatcaaccaacaaccactgaccaaccaacaaccactgatcaacca GAactaacaaccactgatcaaccaacaaccactgtagAACCAACAACTGAAGAAACAACCACTGATCACTCAACAACCCctaatcaaccaacaaccactgatcaacaaaCAACCACTGATGCACTAACAACTACTGATCCATCAACAATCACAGTTCCAACAATAACCTCTGAGCCAAATACCACATTACCAACAACAACCATTCATGAGCAAACATCCCTACAGCCAGATACTACACAAAACACTTTTTCGGAATTGCAACAAAGGAAAACACAGTTACTCCAAGAAATTGAGGAACTCGAGACCCAGATTGCTGCCTCCAACGCCACTCTCACAGCCCTTCAAGAGACCAAAGCAGCCTTGCAACGAGTCACTGAAGCCATCCAGAAAGCCACCGGCAATTCCACGAGGAAGCGCCGATCCATTACTTACTCCATCGATCAAGATGCCACTCTCACTGCCACGGTCGATCCATATTGTGAGGTAAATGAGGACAATGCCTTAACTGGGGACCCGACAGATCTGCTTCTTACAATGATCACTGATCTCTCCACCAAGCTGTCCAACCTCACAACCGACCAAATCACCTGCTTCAATCAACTCATTGGCAATTTCGCCACACTCATAGACAATGGAACCTTCGTCGTCGATCCGACTGTAGTAGAGAACATCACGGCCGCGGCAGAAGCAGCAAGCACCGTGGTGGGAGACCAAGTCCAGTCTGTGCAGTTGCTCGTCAGTATTTTGCAAGAGCAAAAGCAGAATAAAACGGATCAGCTTGAACAAGTGGAAAGCCAACTAGCAGCAACGACAGGTAGAAACCAGTACACAGTTGTAGACAGTTGTATTTTCATCACATGGTACACCTAA